AAGCATAGTAGCTGCAAACCTCTTGCATGGTACTCAGTctgcatctttcttcttcaatttgTCTTCCAACTCACATCAGCAATGTCTGTAACATTCACCGTCTTCAAAGGGTCTCCTTCCAAGAAGATCACTGAGAGCCAGACCACGGTCCCGGCCTTGCTGAGTGACCAGgttttaataaaaaatacaCATTCTGGAGTGTGTGGTACCGATGCGCACTATCTTCACGCAGACATGGTCTTGGGCCATGAAGGAGTTGGAATTGTTCAAGCCGTGGGCGACGGAGTTAGTCTTGTGAAAGTGTACGTTTTGCTCCCTGCTTGTGATGTTATTGTGATAGATGATCTCACTAATGTTGCAGCGGCGACCGAGTTGGATTTGGATACGTCAAAGATGGATGCAAAAAGTGTCAGTACTGCTTGAAAGGCTACAACTGGCACTGCGTTGAAGGCATCCGCGGATTCGGTTTCTCCAACTTTGATCAAGGATCGTTTGCGACCCATAGCGTGTGGCCAGAGACACGGCTGGCAATAATACCTGATGAGATCCCCAGCGTCAACGCAGGCCCATTCATGTGCGCCGGGCAAACCGTCTTCGTCCCATTCTTGCGACAAGGCATAAAGCCCTCAGATTGTATTGGcattgttggcattggcggctTGGGCCATCTTGCTATTCAATTTGCAGCAGCCTGGGGCTGCACCGTTGTTGTGTTCTCCAGCTCGGACaacaaaaaacaagaggCCCTCGACTTTGGCGCCACAGAATTCTACAACACTTCGGAATTGAAGGCTGCAGATGTTCCCAAAAAGATTAATCATCTGCTGGTTACCACTAGTGCTGTTCCGGACTGGAAGCTGTGAGTTTTCACACCACTACAATTGTCGTAATGGTCTTGTTAACTTACACGCCGCTTAGGTACACGGAGCTGATGGCACCATTTGGACACATATACCCTCTGACAATTTCAGAAGGCAACCTTGAGTTTCCTTACATGCCAATGATCGGAAAAGAGCTATCAATCCACGGCAGTTGCTCTTCCACTCCCGAGGAGGTCAAGACAATGCTCCAATTTGTAGTCAAGCACAACATCAAGCCTACCATTGAGCGGTTCCCTATGACATCGGAGGGAATCACGAATGCATTTGAGAGGCTGGAGAGTGGAAAGCTACGCTACAGGGGTGTGCTGGAGGTCTAAGAAATGATAAGCAGAATATTTCTGTAGTAGTAGTCACTAtaaagaggccaagctgtCGTTTGAAGATAGAGACATTGACTTGCTCATACTCCGCCTCGAGTGGTATTGTGATATCCACCTTTTACGGAAACAAGCCCTTTGTAAACTAACTGTGTATGAACAGAAGAGAAACTAAATGCACACTCGCCAAGACACGAATTGATAACGATGAGCTCTGTTCAAATTCCCCTGACATTTGAAGTCCATTAACTTTAGTTTACGATTTTGAACCTTGGCTGTGGCAACATCAATAAGATAAGAAGAGGCACCTGTCATTTCCAAGGCCACCCCACTCATGCATGCGGAGTGGTATGGCTACGCGTGCTCGTATCCATGCAGTCATATTGTAtacaaagagagagagaaacgcAAAGATGGCTTAGTTCCCATATGTAGAAGACCAGCAGGTTATTCGACAACCTAGTAAGAACTAGTACAATTTACAATACCATGATTCATAGAATAACTCCGGTATTCGATGCACTCTTATGCGACCATTTGCTGGTGAGCTTCAGTGGAAGCGCGAGTTTCCACAAATCAGTTTGATGACGAGGTAATATTTAAGACCTTACAATTGGGAACCCCTCATGTAAGCATTTGGGATCTTAGACGAAGGATATACCCAATCTTGTATCCATTCTCAAGACAAGATTCTACATTGATGATGTCAGCTTCTTGTATCCATTGTCAGATCAAGTGGCTTTGACTCATCGTTCAGAACTCCGAGAATGTTTGCAATACAAGCCACAAATGCGCAATTGCGCATCTATCAGCAAACTGAGGGAAGGAAAAGTAAAACTGACCTTTTCTTTACGACAAAAAGCACTGGTTTGCGCAGCGAGAGCAGTATAAGCGCCAGAGATAAACAGGTATTTCTAATTATCTATGAATACAAACACAGTCTGGGAAGCGCACTGGTCCGGAACTGCCGTTAACTCTGGTGCACCTTAGCTAATTCGGCCCGATGGCAAAAGCAGCCCAAATTATAAATATGGCTCCTGATATAGCAGCATAAGAAACAGTTCTTCGTTATGTATCTGATGTCTAGAAAAATCTAGAGTCTGTAGAGATACGATGGCATCAATTTCCATGCCCCTCAGTGCCTTTGGCTCTATAATGCAGTCGTTGGCATTATTGCCACTTCTTGCACTTTTTCTTGTAAGTATTAGACAACTTTCAGATCCAGCTAGCTATTATACTGATAAATACATGGTAATTGTAGGGTTTGGGTTACACATTTTGCAACGTCGTTTATAACCTATTCTTACACCCTCTTCGTAAATACCCCGGACCATGGCTTTGGGCAGTTTCCGATATTCCATATTCCTTGGTATCGATAAGTGGCAATGCGCATAAGAAAATGCTTCAGATTCATGTCAAATATGGACCAGTTGTGCGTGTTGGTCCAAATACCGTATTTTATAGCCATCCAGATGCCTCCAAAGAGATTCGTGGTCACCGCAAGGGCAATCGAGTGGAGCATTTGAAAGATCCCCATCTACACTCTGGCAATCAAAGTAATGTTATAGGTGCAAACCAGGAGAATCATATACGCTACAGAAAAAGCCTGGCTCATGGATTTTCGCATCAGGCCATGTTGGATCAAGAGCCGATCATTAATAAGTATATCGATACTTTATTAACAGAGCTCAAAACACAATGCGCCAACCAAGAAAAAGTCGACGTTGTCAGGTGGTACAACTACACAACATTCGACATCATTGGAGATTTGGCTTTTGGTGAGCCTTTCTACTGTCTCGAGAAATCAGACTATCATCCTTGGGTTGCGCTTATCTTCTCTGGGATCAAAAACGTATCGTTTATATCAGTGTGCTCAAAGCACGGAGCACTTGGTACGATGCTGGCATTACTCCTGGTGCCAAAAGATTTACCAGCAAAGGGCACAGAACACCGTAGATTGTCAATCGAGAAAACGCGCAGAAGGCTCGACTCGGGATCAGGTCGACCGGACTTTATGACGGCAATGACAACGACACGAGGATCTGCAGAGGTATACTTTTGCGACACAGAGAGTGAAAGCGAATACGTATAAATTATTAACGCTAGTTGTAGGAATTGACGTTCAACGAATTAGCATCAAATGCCAGCTTGCTTATCGCAGCTGGTTCTGAGACAACCGCGACAGCCCTATCGGCAGCAACTTACTATCTTGGACTCTATCCAGAAACCTTTGGAAAGCTGGCTGCCGAAGTTCGCTCAGCCTTCCgctcagaagaagagataaAGCTAACTAACGTGCAACACCTAAATTACTTACAAGCGGTGATTGATGAGGCAATGAGACTGTTTCCCTCGGCGCCTGGTACGCAGCCTCGCATTATTTCGCCCGGTGGCGACATGATTGTCGGCAGATACGTCCCGGCTGGTGTAAGTTGTATCTTTACCGTGAGGTATATGGCACTATTTGAGTTCTCAGGTTGTAACGTATTGATCTGCAGACCATAGTTGGAGTATGGCAGTGGGTGAATCACCATAACCCTGCCCATTTCCACGAAGCCGAATCATTTATCCCCGAAAGATGGCTTGGGGATGCACGCTTTGAGAATGATAAAAGAGATGCATTTATGCCCTTCTCTGTTGGGCCGCGTAATTGCATTGGACGAAAGTAAGTGACATTGGTGCCAAGATATCCCATGTCATAGAAGAAAGTATTGACAATTCTGGAGCCTCGCATATgcagagatgagattgattcTTGCAAGAATGGTGTGGAATTTTGACATAAAGCTTTCAGAAGAGAGCATTGGGTGGGATATGAAAAGCAAAGTCTATATGCTATGGGAGAAAGGGCCTATCTACGTCTACCTTACGAAACGGCAAGAGATTTAGAAGGCTCGGAACAGCCCTAAAAGATATAACATTACTTATGATGGCCACAGAAAGCTCAAGGTGTAACATGCAAGTAGTCGCACTATCGCCAGTGATTAAGAGATAGGATGCTTAGCGGAGGCGAATCAGAGTACACTTTTGTAAGATACCTAGCGGTATGACAGCGTCTTACTTACTTCGTGACCTGATCTCAGCCTGTATGTTATTCTAGCTGCTTTGTGTAGTGTCAAGGACAGGATTAGCCAATATCCTACCGACCAGGTTATATGCCGCTTGATACTCCTATTCTCAATGGTGCATACTTATGTACCAAGCAAGATAAAGAATAGCAATTGACTGTACCACAATCACCACCTTATTTAAATGCGAAACTAGGCGAATGTACCCTTCATTCATATGCAATGTAATTGGTGGATATGCTCTTCCTAtcagagtacatgtatctacAAGTATTTTTCGTCATATAATCCACTTCATCTGGCGTGATTGGGATTACAAAGAAAAATCATTTAATTTGCCAGAGACCGAATCCAAACCCAGCTCTTGCTTTTCGCTCTCGTCCAAAAGACCAAGCGCTTGTCGCCTCGTTGGTGCATTAGGGTCGAAGAAGGGCTTCTCAGCGAGGGATGTCACACGCGTTCCATGTCGAGGGTGTTTGCCGGCGTAGTCCCAACTGGCATTGTGAATGGTGATTCTGCTCATAAATATTAGCTTCAGGTCATTAATGTCCACTTCATGGGACCATGTGATTGAAAGCAGACTGACCGATTGTCCCACAACACTGAAGTGCCGGGTGTCCACTTCCACCGAAGCTGGATATCAACGTTCTTCTCATACACGTCGTATAAGTAGTTTAGAATGACGTCGCTTTCTGCTCTATCGAGACCAACAATGCGGTCAGTCATCGATCGGTTCACCCAGAGAGCCTTCCATCCCGTCGCTGGATGAACCCGCACCAACGGGTGAGTGCGTTCGACGTATTTGGGTCCTGCCTCGGGATTTTCTCGATCTAGGTATGGGTGCGCAGACCGGTACACAGCGTATTTTCCGTCGATGATCTTGCGGAAATCGGGAGAGAGCTTCTCGTATGCCGAGTATCCACTAGCCCACAAAGTGTCTCCTCCAATAGGTGGCACCGTGTCATTGTGTAGGTGAGTGATACCTGCAGGTTGATGTTCATGTACAAGATCTGTGTGCCAGCTGGATGCTCCTCCAGGCTTTCGGAAATTTGGTGGCTGTTCCGTAGCTCGAAGGTCAGGCCAGATCACTGTTACCCCTGCGACTCCCGGGACTTGTGGCACTTGAGGCTGGAGCAAGATTAGCATATAGCATGGCGTAAGTTTAGACAGTCAAACAAACATGAATCTCAACCTCCCCATACCACTCTCCTAGTTCTTTCTGCTGTTGAGGTGAAATGTCCTGATTACGGAAAAAGACGACGCTTCGCTCGGCAATTAACAAAGCAAGCTCGTCCCTTTGCTCGGGAGTGAGGTCCTTCAACTGAAGACCCTCGATTTCGGTGCCAATGTTGGTTGTCAAGTCAGTGATTTTAGTCGCGGCAGCGAATAGATGCTTCTTAGATTTATCTGCCCTGgctccagcatcaacataTTTCCTGTCCGCGCTTCTAATTTTATAAACATCTTGTAGATACAGAGGCCTGGATGGCCTATACGGATAGCCATTGGACAGATCTATGCCTGCTTTCAACAGCCGttctcgagcagcagcagggagTGGCAGAGTATCTTTCTGTGGTTGTACCACATCAGTAATGGTGGGATCGATTGGAGCAGGAGCCATGGTAGGTAGTATGCTTTGAATGGGCGACTTTGGATTATGAGGTCAAGTTGGAATAATTACAGCAACGTGAAGAAAGAGGCTCTATAAATACTGGCTTATTTCCGAAGAAGCTGCACGTCACGATGGGCGGGGCTGGGTTGATATCATCCCATTTTCTAAATTTGTTAATATTTCTAATACGAGTGATTGATCAATCAAGGGCAATAGGTGGAATTTAGAAGGATTTGGAGAATTGCCCAAGTCATCTCAACTATTGCGACATTAACTGCAGTAACTGGACCAATATGACTGATCATTTTTCCCCGCAGAGCAGACAAATGTCATATGTGCAGGTGCAgatcaaaagcaaaatgtcAATTGGAAACGCCGTGATTCAAATGCAAGCACTATGCGATCTAGATGCCACATCTGTCAGGGATTGTGTTAAGGGGTGGTGGCGTGCTGATGCAACTCTATTGCAATATCACCAGCGATCCGTCCAATGCTTATGGACACAGAAGGAAAAATTATCAGAAAGCTCGCATTCGCGTTATCAATATGTCATTAATCCCATTATTGATCGGATTTGACGAGTGACAGTCCGTAGCTCTTATCTCACTGTATTTCCTATCGCCGTTCGGACCAAACATTGAAACACTGAGCCACCAGAGACTGTGATATGTGCTCAAATACCCCTCTTAGCACGCAATGTGCAAGATAACGAAGTCACGAGATGACAGATATATGGGCACAATAGGTTTCAAAATGAACGTAGTTATCACTAGAGTCTGACTTATCCCAATGGCAAAAGTGTTCACTTCTAAAGCCATTGTTTTGTTACTGCAGAAGCTAAGTGGTACTACAATATGCCTTCGGCTGAACCGACAGGGAGCTCCCCCAACCACAATCCAGATAGCAAATCATTGGGCTCTATCAATGTTGATAGAACAGACTCGCTCTCTTCTGAAATCATCCACACAAAGGTGAAGAGACGATGGACCTCATACCTATGGGACACTTTGGACAAGTCGCCAGAAGAGAGACGGTTTCTGTTCAAGCTCGACGCAGTGCTTCTTTCATTCGCTTCGCTGGGGTATTTCATCAAATATCTAGACCAAGTCAACATCAATAATGCTTTCGTTTCTGGTATGAAGGAAGATCTTAATCTTTTCGGAAATCAGCTGAATTACATGCAAACTTGCTGGACTGTGGGATACGTCATTGGCCAAATTCCAAGGTGTGGGCTAAagaatctcatcttcattaACCCAACGAAGCTAATTTTTCATTTTACTATAGTAACATCCTCTTGACTCGAATCAGACCGTCCATTTGGATCCCGTCCTGCGAAGTCACCTGGGCCGTTTTGACAATTCTCATGGTCAAGTGTAACAATGCACAACAAATTTACGTTTTGCGATTCTTCATCGGACTTGCTGAAAGTACGTTTTATCCTGGGATGCAATACATCATTGGATCTTGGTATCGTAAGGATGAGCTAGCCAAAAGGTCTTGCATCTTTCACACCAGCAGTGCTATTGGTACCATGTTCTCGGGGTATCTGATGGCCGCTGTCTATCATCTTGGAGGCAAGGATGGATTTAAAGGTTGGCAATGGCtattcatcatcaacaccgtcatcTCTCTGCCAATTGCTCTGGCTGGATATTTCATGATACCCGATGTGCCTGAAATTACACGAGCGTGGTATTTTACAAAAGACGATATTGCAATTGCCCAGAAAAGAATGCAGCTTGAGGGTCGAGCAAACCGAGCTCCGTTTACCAAGAAGAAAGTGAAGAAGATACTTTCCAGTTGGCATATATACTTGCTTACATTGCTatacatcttcttcaataaCGGAAATGGCGCCGCATCTCAGCCTGCCTTTCAGCTGTGGCTCAAGAAGGAGGGTTACAGCGTCACCCAAATCAACACCTaccccaccatcaccactgcTATTACTGTTGTTACGACATTAATCTACGCGTGGACCTCAGATACGATATTCCGAGGAGAACGCTGGCCCCCAATCGTCTTTGCGGGCATAATTAACATCATTACAAATGTTAGTCTTACAGTATGGAATATTCCAATTGGCTGGAAGTGggcctgcttcttcttggctggaTTTGGTGGAGGTATTAGCGGTCTTACCTTTGCTTGGGCGCATGAGATCTGCACAGATGACAATGAGGAGCGAGCATTGGTGACTGGAACAATGAACGAAATGGCTTATGTGGTTCAGGCATGGCTGCCACTGTTAATCTGGCAGCAAGTTGAGGCTCCCGAGTATCCAAAAGGATACCCAACATCCATTGGAATCGCTGTTGGAATGATAATAATGGCTTTCTGGATCAAGTATGCACACGGACGAGAGAAACGGAGGAAACAGGCCCAAGAGGATGAATCAACTTTGGGAATATCTACTGCATGATACTAGACAAGATAGCCATTATATCCATTCATTATCTCGATTGATAGAATTCGTATGGCAGTGAGGTATTTGCGCACCCGGTTCAAGAGGCTCACTGCAGGTAGAAATGAACCATTAGTTGCTATGCCAGGAACACGGCGATATACTACACTAGTTGTCATGAGACACCACTTAGACGAACAGAAGTACATTCTAGCCTCTGACAGAGAGCAGGTAGTGATTAGGGAATGGCACGACAAAAAGGATTCATTAGAAAAGAGACGTTAATTCCTATTATCTCTAACGGTAGCTACATAAGAGTTGGTATCACTAGCCCAGAAGGATAGGACTATCTCTTCATGGAAGCTTCAACCAGAGCTTCAATAGGTTCGGATACTTGGGAGTACCCAATCCAGTAACGGGATCCCAGCCTTCTACAGCTGTGAAACCACTGGTTCCGCAATTCGGGTTCGACCCTTGCTTGATGTCAGTGAGGGCATCGGTGTTGGCATACAGAACTGGATTAATGAATCCAACAGAGCCTTTGCCAATTTTGGCGCGCTCTTGGTTAATAAGGGTGATGACAGAGGCCCAAAGAGGCGCTGCCAGACTTGTTCCGAACCAGTGACCGTCGGTCTGGTTGTTGAATGCGCGGAAATGAGCTCCATTGGCTGAAATATCAGGGATACCTCTGCCAGCACGGTTGTAGATTCCTCCATGCTCGCCGATGTTGCTTGCATCACTGTTTGCGATGTAGTAAGGGTGGCCTGGATCATGCTTGGCAAAGTAACTTTTGACTGCTGCCTTCTGATAATCCGGCACAGGGAAGTAATTTGAGAAGCCACCTCCAGAGGCAAACAGTTCGGCTCCGGGACCAAGGTTGGTCTGCATGGCCCCTTCAGCGTCAAGGACAGATGTGCCATCCTCGAGCTGTGTAGCACCAACAGCGGTGAGGTATGGGCACGAAACAGGGTTTCCAGGGTTGTAGATGGTCTGATTCTGACCTGATCCAGACAAGCAACCACTTGCCGAATCCTCATGCGGCGGCATGGCAGCGCCGTAATCTCCAGAAGAGACTAGAACCGTAGTTCCCTGGAGACCCAATTTGAGCCACTCGTTGCACTGTCGGAGGAAGTAGTTCTTGGGCACGTcaatctctccctctccataCGAGATGGAAATGACCTTGTTTGGCTTGTAGGCACCACATAGACGCTGGCCCTTGTAGCCACCAGGTCGGTTATCGGGATAAGAAGGATCAACTCCTGGGCTGTCTCCGGTGATGCCAAATGCTGAGTAGTGGCAGTAAGAACCATCCAGAGCATCCAAGAAATTGTTCAAAAAGCCGGAATAGTTGTTGGCGGTGGTATACAGACGGTCATCCACTTGATACAAGACCATGGACTGCGGCCAGATCAGAGTCTGAATAATGTCGATATCAATGTCGGACTCTCCGGTATTGAATTCGGAATCAGGGGCCACGGGTGCTTGGCCGCCGTCGATTGACAAGATTTTGGGATGCGTGCCCTTGGGAATGTAAGGGGCATACTTGTGGAAATATGAGTCAATATCCTCCTGAGAGAATGTATCTCCAGACTCATAAACTGCGGGCTCGTGGCCAGGAACCGGAATGCTGGTTGCTGGGATCTGGTACAGCGCACGGTAACAAATAGCAGTAAAGTTTCGAGCGCAGTCCTGCAGATCGGCTGGGAGTTTGGGGTTCGGGTGAGGCGCTTTCAACAACGACAGCAAGTTCAGTGGCATTTGCTTCGGCTTCCAACCCTTTCGGTGGTTCGTGCCGCTCCGTCTTTCCAAGGAACGTTTCACCATTGGTGGCGATAACTTGACACCAGGAACAATATAGTCGATGTGCTTTGCGAGGTGCTTAGGGACGTGATATTGATCACATCCAACCTTAAGCACTCCCTCCCGTTCATGCTCGTGATACTGTGTTAGGAATAAATCTTCGACGTGGGACACCGGAAGATCAATAGCGAGCCATCCTTTATTGACATATTGACGGATGTCTGTTGCGTTGACACCGGACTCAACCAGCCAGGAATGAACAGCATCAAAAGTCTCACGTGCTGGAGCAAACAGATCGTGAACCTCGTCCTCACTGAGATGTTTGCCAAAGCTTTCAGATGATGGATCAGAGACTTCCATCAGCTTCTCATAGCCAAGATGGACGTTGCTTTGCACCAAGCCAATCCGAAGCGGAATAATGGCATCTGGGTCGAGGCGATTGCCACGCTTCCATTGTCGATGGTTGTTGACCTGACCGGTTCCGGTAGGAGTCCTGGTTTCGTGGAGCACATAGCTGCTAGACGGCAATGCATACACAGACGAGTCTGTGAATGCAACCGCCGCTGCAAGAGCCAGCAAAGCCCTGAGCGAATAGCCCATGTTGCCTAGTAGATTTGAAGTATTGCCGCGCTTTGTTTGCGAAGGACCGCCTCAGCAAGCCTTGGCAACAGTTCAAGCTTTTCTTGGCCAAATAGCCATGCTTTTATATCCCGACAATAAGGCCCCATTGTACCTGTCATGTCATGCCATTGTGCTT
The sequence above is drawn from the Trichoderma breve strain T069 chromosome 5, whole genome shotgun sequence genome and encodes:
- a CDS encoding alcohol dehydrogenase groES-like domain-containing protein translates to MSVTFTVFKGSPSKKITESQTTVPALLSDQVLIKNTHSGVCGTDAHYLHADMVLGHEGVGIVQAVGDGVSLVKVGDRVGFGYVKDGCKKCQYCLKGYNWHCVEGIRGFGFSNFDQGSFATHSVWPETRLAIIPDEIPSVNAGPFMCAGQTVFVPFLRQGIKPSDCIGIVGIGGLGHLAIQFAAAWGCTVVVFSSSDNKKQEALDFGATEFYNTSELKAADVPKKINHLLVTTSAVPDWKLYTELMAPFGHIYPLTISEGNLEFPYMPMIGKELSIHGSCSSTPEEVKTMLQFVVKHNIKPTIERFPMTSEGITNAFERLESGKLRYRGVLEV
- a CDS encoding cytochrome p450 domain-containing protein; translated protein: MASISMPLSAFGSIMQSLALLPLLALFLGLGYTFCNVVYNLFLHPLRKYPGPWLWAVSDIPYSLVSISGNAHKKMLQIHVKYGPVVRVGPNTVFYSHPDASKEIRGHRKGNRVEHLKDPHLHSGNQSNVIGANQENHIRYRKSLAHGFSHQAMLDQEPIINKYIDTLLTELKTQCANQEKVDVVRWYNYTTFDIIGDLAFGEPFYCLEKSDYHPWVALIFSGIKNVSFISVCSKHGALGTMLALLLVPKDLPAKGTEHRRLSIEKTRRRLDSGSGRPDFMTAMTTTRGSAEELTFNELASNASLLIAAGSETTATALSAATYYLGLYPETFGKLAAEVRSAFRSEEEIKLTNVQHLNYLQAVIDEAMRLFPSAPGTQPRIISPGGDMIVGRYVPAGTIVGVWQWVNHHNPAHFHEAESFIPERWLGDARFENDKRDAFMPFSVGPRNCIGRNLAYAEMRLILARMVWNFDIKLSEESIGWDMKSKVYMLWEKGPIYVYLTKRQEI
- a CDS encoding taurine catabolism dioxygenase tauD, tfdA family domain-containing protein, which encodes MAPAPIDPTITDVVQPQKDTLPLPAAARERLLKAGIDLSNGYPYRPSRPLYLQDVYKIRSADRKYVDAGARADKSKKHLFAAATKITDLTTNIGTEIEGLQLKDLTPEQRDELALLIAERSVVFFRNQDISPQQQKELGEWYGEVEIHPQVPQVPGVAGVTVIWPDLRATEQPPNFRKPGGASSWHTDLVHEHQPAGITHLHNDTVPPIGGDTLWASGYSAYEKLSPDFRKIIDGKYAVYRSAHPYLDRENPEAGPKYVERTHPLVRVHPATGWKALWVNRSMTDRIVGLDRAESDVILNYLYDVYEKNVDIQLRWKWTPGTSVLWDNRITIHNASWDYAGKHPRHGTRVTSLAEKPFFDPNAPTRRQALGLLDESEKQELGLDSVSGKLNDFSL
- a CDS encoding major facilitator superfamily domain-containing protein, whose protein sequence is MPSAEPTGSSPNHNPDSKSLGSINVDRTDSLSSEIIHTKVKRRWTSYLWDTLDKSPEERRFLFKLDAVLLSFASLGYFIKYLDQVNINNAFVSGMKEDLNLFGNQLNYMQTCWTVGYVIGQIPSNILLTRIRPSIWIPSCEVTWAVLTILMVKCNNAQQIYVLRFFIGLAESTFYPGMQYIIGSCAIGTMFSGYLMAAVYHLGGKDGFKGWQWLFIINTVISLPIALAGYFMIPDVPEITRAWYFTKDDIAIAQKRMQLEGRANRAPFTKKKVKKILSSWHIYLLTLLYIFFNNGNGAASQPAFQLWLKKEGYSVTQINTYPTITTAITVVTTLIYALTVWNIPIGWKWACFFLAGFGGGISGLTFAWAHEICTDDNEERALVTGTMNEMAYVVQAWLPLLIWQQVEAPEYPKGYPTSIGIAVGMIIMAFWIKYAHGREKRRKQAQEDESTLGISTA
- a CDS encoding pro-kumamolisin, activation domain-containing protein, encoding MGYSLRALLALAAAVAFTDSSVTPTGTGQVNNHRQWKRGNRLDPDAIIPLRIGLVQSNVHLGYEKLMEVSDPSSESFGKHLSEDEVHDLFAPARETFDAVHSWLVESGVNATDIRQYVNKGWLAIDLPVSHVEDLFLTQYHEHEREGVLKVGCDQYHVPKHLAKHIDYIVPGVKLSPPMVKRSLERRSGTNHRKADLQDCARNFTAICYRALYQIPATSIPVPGHEPAVYESGDTFSQEDIDSYFHKYAPYIPKGTHPKILSIDGGQAPVAPDSEFNTGESDIDIDIIQTLIWPQSMVLYQVDDPFGITGDSPGVDPSYPDNRPGGYKGQRLCGAYKPNKVISISYGEGEIDVPKNYFLRQCNEWLKLGLQGTTVLVSSGDYGAAMPPHEDSASGCLSGSGQNQTIYNPGNPVSCPYLTAVGAMQTNLGPGAELFASGGGFSNYFPVPDYQKAAVKSYFAKHDPGHPYYIANSDASNIGEHGGIYNRAGRGIPDISANGAHFRAFNNQTDGHWFGTSLAAPLWASVITLINQERAKIGKGSVGFINPVLYANTDALTDIKQGSNPNCGTSGFTAVEGWDPVTGLGTPKYPNLLKLWLKLP